From a region of the Maridesulfovibrio ferrireducens genome:
- a CDS encoding cupin domain-containing protein produces MQPEELSALISNGFIEHLNDSTKCSDLGWNPHPAFEGVYIKHLVPGSKTEGLLSCHMVRIDPGCKLETHTHENQWELHEVIKGDGDALLEEKTMDYHPGRSAVIPKGKTHSVRAGQNGLTLLAKFFPALM; encoded by the coding sequence ATGCAGCCCGAAGAATTATCAGCTTTGATTTCCAATGGATTTATCGAACACCTTAACGATTCTACCAAATGCTCAGACCTCGGCTGGAATCCTCATCCCGCATTTGAAGGTGTTTATATTAAACATCTTGTTCCCGGCTCAAAGACAGAAGGACTGCTCAGCTGCCACATGGTTCGCATAGACCCCGGATGCAAGCTTGAAACTCACACTCATGAGAATCAATGGGAACTGCATGAAGTCATCAAAGGTGACGGAGACGCTCTTTTAGAAGAAAAGACAATGGATTATCATCCGGGACGTTCAGCCGTTATTCCCAAAGGGAAAACACACAGTGTTCGAGCTGGACAAAACGGACTGACACTGCTTGCAAAATTTTTCCCAGCCCTCATGTAA
- a CDS encoding winged helix-turn-helix transcriptional regulator, whose product MAECQVKKSGRHEYYCSVELTLQVIGGKWKPIILYHLGRNGTHRFGELKLAIPNITQKMLTQQLRELEKDGVIDRLVYAVVPPKVEYSLTELGHTIIPVLQHLGQWGQQYEEYSREHGLSEVTV is encoded by the coding sequence ATGGCTGAGTGTCAGGTTAAAAAAAGCGGACGGCATGAATATTATTGTAGTGTGGAGCTGACATTGCAGGTTATCGGGGGGAAATGGAAACCGATAATTCTTTATCATTTGGGAAGAAACGGTACACATCGTTTTGGAGAACTCAAGTTGGCTATACCGAATATTACTCAGAAAATGCTGACCCAGCAATTACGGGAGCTGGAGAAGGATGGGGTAATTGATCGTTTGGTCTACGCAGTTGTGCCTCCGAAGGTTGAATATTCGCTTACGGAGTTGGGGCACACTATTATTCCTGTGCTGCAACATCTTGGGCAGTGGGGGCAGCAATATGAAGAATATAGCAGAGAGCACGGGCTGAGCGAAGTGACAGTATAG
- a CDS encoding heme biosynthesis protein HemY, with protein MLKITNEAKEVLDQHFEGKDKEPIRIYIASACSGSRLALGLDAAKEGDETITLEGYDFVLDKDLLDQAKPMEINLTPMGIEVSSSLVFEAPSDGGSCCGSCGSCG; from the coding sequence ATGCTCAAAATCACAAACGAAGCAAAAGAAGTTCTTGACCAGCACTTTGAAGGCAAAGACAAAGAACCTATCCGTATATATATTGCATCTGCTTGTAGCGGAAGCCGCCTTGCATTAGGCCTTGACGCAGCAAAAGAAGGCGATGAAACCATTACCCTTGAAGGTTATGATTTCGTACTGGATAAAGATCTTTTGGATCAGGCAAAACCGATGGAAATTAATTTAACACCTATGGGTATTGAAGTTTCTTCCTCTCTCGTTTTCGAAGCACCGTCTGATGGCGGCAGTTGTTGCGGAAGTTGCGGAAGCTGCGGTTAA
- a CDS encoding nitroreductase family protein translates to MVQMKINEELCIGCGDCAADCIHQILELSDGIPTMISDGINNCIQCQHCLAVCPTGALSIMGLDPQNSLQLPADVPSSKQMENLIKSRRSTRQYRQENVDAETLDKLLKIIAYAPTGMNRQKVLLTVVNDIDTMSILRQRTYSAIQEKIDSNASLSEKQKWLVDYINGWQNGADHIYRHAPHIVIASAPRGIGTPLADCVIALSYFELQAASMGLGTTWCGLAIMSLNEFAPDLLTELGIPADHEVGYMMLFGEPTVTYHRTVQITSDRVNFPKLNKI, encoded by the coding sequence ATGGTTCAAATGAAAATTAATGAAGAACTGTGTATAGGATGTGGAGATTGCGCTGCAGACTGCATTCATCAAATTCTGGAACTTTCAGATGGTATACCCACCATGATTTCAGACGGGATAAACAACTGTATTCAGTGTCAGCATTGTCTTGCAGTCTGCCCCACCGGAGCACTCAGTATCATGGGACTTGACCCTCAAAACAGCCTCCAACTTCCTGCAGATGTTCCGTCATCGAAGCAAATGGAAAACCTTATAAAAAGCCGTAGATCCACGCGACAATACCGTCAGGAAAATGTTGACGCGGAAACTCTGGACAAACTGCTTAAAATTATTGCCTACGCACCTACAGGCATGAACAGACAGAAAGTCTTACTGACAGTAGTAAATGATATAGATACCATGAGCATACTACGTCAGCGGACCTATTCAGCTATTCAGGAAAAAATTGACAGCAATGCCTCTCTTTCTGAAAAACAAAAATGGCTGGTCGACTACATTAACGGCTGGCAGAACGGAGCAGATCATATCTACCGTCACGCACCTCATATAGTTATAGCTTCGGCCCCGCGCGGTATAGGCACTCCCCTAGCAGACTGTGTCATCGCCCTCAGCTACTTTGAACTGCAAGCCGCAAGTATGGGACTTGGAACAACATGGTGCGGTCTGGCCATAATGTCATTAAATGAATTTGCCCCCGATCTGTTAACAGAACTGGGTATCCCTGCAGATCATGAAGTCGGATATATGATGCTTTTTGGAGAACCGACTGTAACCTATCATCGCACAGTGCAAATCACCTCTGATCGTGTGAACTTTCCCAAACTTAATAAAATTTAA
- a CDS encoding GNAT family N-acetyltransferase — protein sequence MAITYSWTKDLSPEELEKLFLSVDWESGNYPQKLQKAMFNSHKVYSAWDGDTLIGLINSMTDTVLTVYFQYLVVHPDFQGHGIGKKLVDTMLDIYSDIPRKVLISMNEKVGFYEHCGFTHHADKAPMFVSTL from the coding sequence ATGGCAATAACGTACAGCTGGACAAAAGATCTCAGTCCCGAGGAACTTGAAAAGCTCTTTCTTTCCGTTGACTGGGAATCTGGAAATTATCCGCAGAAACTGCAAAAAGCTATGTTCAACTCCCATAAAGTTTATTCGGCATGGGACGGTGACACTTTGATCGGTCTGATTAACTCGATGACCGATACAGTACTCACTGTCTACTTTCAGTATCTCGTTGTGCATCCAGACTTTCAGGGCCACGGCATCGGCAAAAAGCTGGTCGACACAATGCTGGACATCTACAGCGATATCCCACGCAAGGTGCTTATTTCAATGAATGAGAAAGTAGGGTTCTACGAACATTGCGGATTTACTCATCACGCAGATAAAGCTCCCATGTTTGTGAGTACACTTTAA
- a CDS encoding OsmC family protein, giving the protein MLKKVKIEFGEGKKLNATGGNFTVGTDQSVEGTTPDPLDLFITSLATCAAQYARNFCESRSIAMNGIALNVEYCQHLETSQISKVNYILTLPEGFPEKYKAAMLRAIDLCPVKKHLLNPPAFELELV; this is encoded by the coding sequence ATGCTCAAAAAAGTAAAAATTGAATTCGGTGAGGGAAAGAAACTTAACGCGACGGGGGGAAATTTTACTGTTGGTACAGATCAATCAGTAGAAGGGACAACCCCCGATCCTCTTGATTTATTTATAACGTCACTTGCAACCTGCGCAGCTCAATATGCGCGTAACTTTTGCGAATCCAGATCAATCGCAATGAATGGCATAGCTCTTAACGTTGAATACTGTCAGCACTTGGAAACATCTCAGATATCAAAAGTGAACTATATTCTCACCTTACCCGAAGGCTTCCCTGAAAAATACAAAGCAGCTATGCTCCGGGCCATTGACCTTTGCCCAGTTAAAAAACATCTGCTTAACCCGCCCGCTTTTGAACTTGAATTAGTTTAG
- a CDS encoding UvrD-helicase domain-containing protein: MERFIADLHIHSRFSRATSKGLTARLLAAWARIKGIDVIGTGDFTHPEWLQEIEEQLVEDGSGLLSLRSSQGLENEIDWVEGPLAGQTRFMLQTEISSIYKRLGKTRKVHNLVYMPDLESVRKFNAKLGAIGNLKSDGRPILGLDSKDLLEIVLETSDRAFLVPAHIWTPWFSLFGSKSGFDSVEECYGDLSSEIFAMETGLSSDPEMNWLISSLDKYRLISNSDAHSAENLGREANIFRGDMSYEGIYRALRGEGLGHKFMGTLEFFPEEGKYHMDGHRNCGIMLDPHESKMRGGICPVCGKPLTIGVYSRILELADREDPVQPKGQPGFTSLVPLRELISEVVGTGPKTKKVMNVYSPLIKEFGSEFSVLQQVPLEDLKRHNVHLAEGIRRMREGQVIRNPGFDGQYGTVSVYSAHERDEILNGMNLVVVRREAGDLDNGKGQADILKAGELKARPKEDSGVVKFNDAQKKAIEAGPAPVLVIAGPGTGKTQTLMGRIKYLLERGTRARRILALTFTRKAAQEMNERMQAMLGEDEVMPRADTIHALAFEYWVSMFEHSPIILNGETARRVFARANPQLTGLRLKSAWDSLCLCRETLETLSEELEKYNSNYSRQKDQYSLVDYTDLLEFWLGDLSCGKYIRTFTHFLVDEVQDLSPLQIDIIRKLAGVDGVKKGEGDGEGLFAIGDPDQSIYGFRGAAGNIVEKFKSYWPNLIEITLEDNYRSAQAVLDVSASVLKNPPKLIAHKNYEPDIQLFSAPDSIREASWIADRIKQLLGSTSHSLGDSFGHGTFSPGDIAVLVRFKGLMGPIENILKRQGIPCSIPEAEMFWHDSRVEILLGAARRMLGFAESADDEAPEVPEKIIARGPLGLSAYLSEMPPFDQLFWESSPFRKMVKGYEENGGWTGLINWIHMQNDLDQVRNKAEKVRIMSMHAAKGLEFDAVFLAGLDDGIVPFVGIDVLTGNFSGGSGTGIEDVEEERRLLYVGMTRAKKNLYLSHAAKRPLYGRTLRLPISRFLKNIPEDSVKKSAMIAKVMQKEKKISLLDM, from the coding sequence ATGGAACGATTTATAGCTGATCTTCACATACATTCCAGATTTTCCCGTGCTACAAGCAAAGGACTCACCGCGCGTCTGCTTGCAGCATGGGCACGCATTAAAGGAATAGATGTAATCGGGACAGGCGATTTTACTCATCCGGAATGGTTGCAGGAAATAGAAGAACAACTTGTTGAGGATGGTTCGGGATTACTTTCCCTTCGATCTTCGCAAGGGCTGGAAAATGAAATAGACTGGGTGGAAGGTCCGCTTGCGGGACAGACCCGCTTCATGTTGCAGACCGAAATCAGCTCCATATATAAACGTCTCGGAAAAACCAGAAAAGTTCATAATCTGGTTTATATGCCCGACCTCGAATCTGTCCGTAAATTTAATGCCAAACTTGGAGCCATAGGCAACCTCAAGTCAGACGGCAGGCCTATTCTCGGCTTAGACAGTAAAGATCTGCTTGAAATTGTTCTTGAAACCAGTGATCGCGCTTTTCTTGTTCCCGCACATATATGGACCCCGTGGTTTTCCCTTTTCGGTTCCAAATCCGGCTTTGACAGTGTTGAAGAATGCTACGGAGATCTTTCCTCAGAAATTTTTGCAATGGAAACCGGACTTTCTTCTGATCCTGAAATGAACTGGCTCATCTCCTCCCTTGATAAATACCGCCTCATCTCCAATTCCGATGCTCATTCCGCTGAAAATCTAGGCCGTGAAGCCAATATTTTCAGAGGTGATATGTCGTACGAAGGTATTTATCGTGCTTTGCGCGGTGAAGGGTTGGGGCATAAATTTATGGGAACTCTCGAGTTTTTTCCGGAGGAAGGAAAATATCACATGGACGGGCATCGCAATTGCGGTATTATGCTCGATCCACATGAATCAAAAATGCGCGGTGGAATTTGTCCGGTTTGCGGCAAGCCTTTAACTATAGGGGTTTACTCCAGAATTCTGGAACTTGCTGACCGGGAAGATCCTGTTCAGCCCAAAGGCCAACCGGGATTCACCTCACTTGTCCCGCTCAGGGAATTAATTTCCGAAGTTGTCGGGACCGGGCCTAAAACCAAAAAAGTTATGAACGTGTATTCTCCCTTGATTAAAGAATTCGGTTCTGAATTTTCAGTGTTGCAACAAGTTCCGCTGGAAGATTTGAAGCGGCATAATGTGCACCTTGCGGAAGGTATCAGAAGAATGCGTGAAGGGCAGGTTATACGCAATCCCGGTTTTGACGGTCAGTATGGAACTGTTTCAGTTTATTCCGCCCATGAACGCGATGAGATTCTTAACGGCATGAATCTTGTGGTTGTTCGCAGAGAGGCGGGCGATCTTGATAATGGTAAAGGTCAGGCTGATATTTTGAAGGCTGGCGAATTGAAAGCTCGTCCGAAAGAAGATTCCGGTGTTGTAAAATTTAATGATGCTCAAAAAAAGGCTATTGAAGCCGGCCCCGCACCTGTTCTCGTTATTGCCGGACCGGGTACGGGAAAAACTCAGACTTTAATGGGGCGTATCAAATATCTGCTTGAACGCGGAACCCGTGCAAGGCGTATTCTGGCTCTTACTTTTACACGCAAAGCCGCACAGGAAATGAATGAGCGTATGCAGGCCATGCTTGGTGAAGATGAAGTTATGCCGCGCGCGGATACCATTCATGCACTTGCTTTTGAGTATTGGGTTTCCATGTTTGAGCATTCTCCGATCATTCTTAATGGAGAGACTGCCCGCAGAGTGTTTGCCAGAGCTAATCCTCAATTGACGGGATTGCGTCTGAAATCTGCATGGGACAGTTTATGTCTGTGCCGTGAAACACTTGAAACATTATCGGAAGAGCTGGAAAAATATAATTCAAATTATTCCAGACAAAAAGATCAATATAGTCTGGTTGATTATACAGATCTTCTTGAATTCTGGCTGGGCGATCTCAGTTGCGGTAAATATATACGAACATTTACACATTTTCTGGTGGATGAAGTTCAGGATCTTTCACCGTTACAGATAGATATTATTCGCAAGCTTGCCGGAGTTGACGGGGTGAAGAAGGGTGAAGGAGACGGGGAAGGTCTTTTCGCCATCGGTGATCCTGATCAGTCTATTTATGGTTTTCGCGGAGCTGCGGGAAACATCGTTGAAAAGTTCAAATCATATTGGCCTAACCTGATTGAAATAACTCTTGAGGATAATTACCGCTCGGCACAGGCTGTGCTGGATGTTTCAGCGTCAGTGCTTAAAAACCCTCCGAAGCTGATTGCTCATAAAAATTATGAGCCTGATATTCAACTTTTTTCAGCTCCTGACAGTATTCGTGAGGCCTCATGGATTGCTGACCGGATAAAGCAACTTCTCGGGTCCACCAGCCACAGTCTTGGAGATTCATTCGGACACGGGACGTTCAGTCCCGGTGATATAGCTGTGCTGGTTCGTTTTAAAGGGCTTATGGGGCCGATTGAGAACATTCTGAAACGGCAGGGAATTCCTTGCAGTATCCCGGAAGCAGAAATGTTCTGGCATGATTCTCGCGTTGAAATTTTATTAGGCGCTGCACGCAGGATGCTCGGTTTTGCTGAGTCCGCTGACGATGAAGCCCCTGAAGTACCGGAGAAAATTATCGCACGCGGGCCGCTGGGGCTTTCAGCGTATCTCAGTGAAATGCCGCCGTTTGACCAGTTGTTCTGGGAAAGCTCTCCATTTAGAAAAATGGTCAAAGGATACGAGGAAAATGGCGGGTGGACCGGTTTAATAAATTGGATACATATGCAGAATGATCTTGATCAGGTTCGTAATAAAGCTGAAAAAGTGCGGATAATGTCCATGCACGCAGCGAAAGGTCTTGAATTTGATGCAGTGTTTTTAGCCGGACTTGATGACGGAATAGTTCCTTTTGTCGGAATAGATGTGCTTACCGGTAATTTTTCAGGCGGATCTGGAACGGGAATCGAGGATGTGGAAGAAGAGCGCAGGCTCTTATATGTGGGAATGACACGAGCTAAGAAAAATCTGTATCTTTCACATGCCGCCAAAAGGCCGCTGTATGGCCGGACTTTACGACTACCGATCTCAAGATTTTTGAAAAATATCCCTGAGGATTCGGTGAAAAAATCAGCAATGATTGCCAAAGTAATGCAGAAAGAAAAAAAGATAAGCCTGCTGGATATGTAG
- a CDS encoding transglutaminase domain-containing protein — translation MQQNLPAEVYAMTGCPPLCYACAMSNRNKSTLPAVLSICLCVILFTQGCTSLRQSKTLYSPYTQKIETVLDTAGENRAQIEIFLNTFDNNPEKQQSAEFITANLPPCDSATLSGDLLIENLEYAFLARESTSWGNNVSWADFQNYVLPHRVSQEEAVKWRKLFYQELLPIVSKCETIEEAVLAVNLWCFSKTGFKSTQRWDQNPLMTINRGYGRCEEAVIFTICALRSVGIPARQAMVPAWQHSNDNHTWTEVLINGKWHYLESANPDYGLDHAWFTGSARKAPLVISYAYGDVLHPKFPVLARRIGCTLLNTTSMYAPASRAEVIVTDKNNNPISEVTVYFSVFNYASFRPVTAKQTDAEGKISIILGPGSVLVSAKHDNATAFAASTWIPGEETSRKNIQIKLTPDNTPEGTILFRFNYKDELAQTAPVKNSEGTKKLEFDALKKDRLTKFEGMVKGAEIFDPVLSASIGKAGLNTPDILEALNSCTENSRPFMAETVRRMDTADLIKINSKDLLSNTGLALEARNDAQKSGLDYDDKIFTQYVLNPRVMYEQLQPWRSILYPKFKLTKGEKIADKIKSLNKFTQNIKAVPRGPLGSSLTPAGVLSSQRATTDEERGIFAVAAFRSAGIPAKYLDEQGWVELYNGQKWIPFYPRHADLTGNQNATAKSTAYYSNWLTFKFGLKDFPESSKPPQYFKDFTISTLNDAAFFQIVEKTVLGTCNDKNIWEMSVPSGDYYLISGKRNQYGEPIISVTPLKARIGNIHTTTE, via the coding sequence ATGCAGCAAAACTTACCCGCAGAAGTTTACGCAATGACAGGCTGCCCGCCTCTATGCTACGCCTGCGCTATGTCAAATCGCAACAAATCAACATTACCTGCCGTTCTTTCTATCTGCCTTTGCGTAATTCTTTTTACCCAAGGCTGTACATCACTACGCCAAAGCAAAACACTATATTCTCCGTACACACAAAAAATTGAAACAGTTCTTGATACCGCAGGCGAGAATCGCGCACAAATTGAAATATTTTTAAACACCTTTGATAATAATCCTGAAAAACAACAGTCAGCTGAATTTATCACAGCCAATCTTCCGCCCTGCGACAGTGCAACTCTTTCAGGTGATTTACTCATAGAAAATCTGGAATACGCGTTCCTTGCCAGAGAATCCACATCGTGGGGAAATAATGTTTCATGGGCAGACTTTCAAAACTATGTCCTGCCGCACCGGGTCAGTCAGGAAGAAGCTGTTAAATGGCGTAAACTTTTCTATCAAGAACTTCTCCCTATTGTCTCGAAGTGCGAAACAATTGAAGAAGCAGTTCTTGCGGTAAACCTCTGGTGCTTTTCCAAAACGGGATTCAAGTCAACTCAGCGCTGGGATCAAAACCCTCTGATGACTATAAACCGCGGCTACGGGAGATGTGAAGAGGCTGTTATTTTTACGATCTGTGCACTGAGAAGTGTCGGCATTCCTGCACGTCAGGCAATGGTTCCGGCATGGCAGCACTCAAACGACAATCACACATGGACCGAAGTGCTAATTAACGGAAAGTGGCATTATCTGGAATCAGCCAATCCTGATTACGGACTGGACCATGCGTGGTTTACAGGCTCGGCCCGCAAGGCTCCGCTTGTAATATCCTATGCATATGGCGACGTACTACATCCTAAATTTCCAGTGCTCGCCCGCAGAATAGGATGTACTCTATTGAATACTACTTCCATGTACGCCCCTGCCAGCCGTGCGGAAGTGATTGTAACCGATAAGAATAACAACCCGATTAGCGAAGTCACTGTTTATTTCTCCGTTTTCAACTATGCATCATTCCGACCTGTTACCGCTAAACAGACCGATGCAGAAGGTAAAATAAGCATCATTTTAGGCCCCGGCTCAGTCCTAGTCTCTGCCAAACATGACAACGCAACCGCTTTCGCTGCTTCAACATGGATTCCCGGCGAAGAAACTTCACGTAAAAACATTCAGATAAAGCTGACTCCGGACAACACACCGGAAGGAACAATTCTTTTCCGCTTCAACTATAAAGATGAACTTGCGCAAACTGCTCCTGTAAAAAATTCCGAAGGTACTAAGAAATTGGAATTTGATGCTTTGAAAAAGGACAGGCTCACAAAATTTGAAGGAATGGTAAAAGGAGCTGAAATATTCGACCCGGTTCTGTCCGCATCCATTGGTAAAGCTGGACTGAATACGCCGGACATACTGGAAGCCCTAAATAGTTGTACTGAAAACAGCAGACCGTTTATGGCTGAGACTGTTCGCCGGATGGATACTGCTGACCTTATAAAAATAAATTCTAAGGATCTGCTGTCTAATACTGGTTTAGCTCTTGAAGCCAGAAATGATGCACAAAAAAGCGGACTTGATTATGACGATAAAATTTTCACGCAATATGTGCTGAATCCAAGAGTCATGTATGAGCAGCTGCAACCTTGGCGCAGCATCTTATACCCAAAATTCAAGCTGACAAAAGGTGAAAAGATCGCAGATAAAATAAAATCTTTGAACAAATTCACTCAAAACATAAAAGCAGTCCCACGCGGCCCTCTCGGAAGTTCACTGACACCTGCCGGAGTACTTAGTTCACAAAGAGCTACAACTGACGAGGAAAGAGGCATTTTTGCGGTTGCAGCTTTTAGATCAGCCGGTATCCCTGCTAAATATCTTGATGAACAGGGCTGGGTTGAACTGTACAATGGGCAGAAATGGATTCCTTTTTATCCGAGACATGCTGACCTGACAGGCAATCAAAATGCGACAGCAAAAAGCACCGCTTACTATTCAAACTGGCTAACCTTTAAATTCGGCCTGAAAGATTTTCCAGAATCCAGTAAGCCTCCGCAGTATTTCAAAGACTTTACGATTTCAACGCTGAATGATGCTGCATTCTTTCAAATTGTAGAAAAAACAGTATTAGGCACATGTAATGATAAAAACATATGGGAAATGAGTGTTCCGAGCGGCGACTATTACCTTATAAGCGGGAAGCGCAATCAATACGGAGAACCCATTATTTCAGTCACTCCCCTAAAAGCACGAATTGGTAATATCCATACCACAACAGAATAA
- a CDS encoding AraC family transcriptional regulator yields the protein MTPKKNEKIIFRELDGIPYATAVEAINIANKFPRHVHSGYIFSMIDTGIRRVKFHSQKIEFSAGEMCILSPGTPHSCESFSKGTSGPHSYRALCVDKNFMQKLAEDICGKHCPAPGFDPYVVYRNTDTESFNTFFDLLETSGSTLERQTTLNSFLYHAIQNLSSIPPQEEDSGPQEKPLARVKDFITKNFRKNLTLNNLSEIACISSFHLQKLFVKKYGVSPQEYLINCRVREAEQLIRNGTPMAEAALNSGFFDQSHFSRHFKRVIGISPGRFIAENVSSVNRPEQ from the coding sequence ATGACCCCAAAAAAGAATGAAAAAATCATATTCCGTGAACTGGATGGAATCCCCTATGCAACCGCGGTGGAGGCAATAAATATTGCCAATAAATTCCCTCGCCACGTTCACTCCGGATACATTTTCAGTATGATTGATACCGGCATCCGCCGAGTTAAGTTTCATTCACAAAAAATTGAATTCAGTGCCGGGGAAATGTGTATACTGTCCCCCGGCACTCCTCACAGCTGTGAATCTTTTTCAAAAGGTACAAGCGGCCCGCATTCATATCGCGCCCTGTGTGTGGATAAAAATTTCATGCAAAAGCTTGCTGAAGATATCTGCGGAAAGCACTGCCCCGCACCGGGGTTTGATCCTTATGTTGTATACCGCAACACCGACACCGAATCGTTTAATACTTTTTTTGATTTGCTTGAAACCTCAGGAAGTACACTGGAAAGACAGACGACTTTGAACTCGTTTCTTTATCATGCAATCCAAAATTTAAGCTCGATTCCACCGCAAGAAGAAGATAGCGGCCCTCAGGAAAAACCGCTTGCGAGAGTAAAAGATTTTATAACTAAAAATTTTAGGAAGAATCTGACCCTCAACAATTTATCCGAAATTGCGTGCATCAGCTCTTTTCACCTTCAAAAACTTTTTGTCAAAAAATACGGGGTATCTCCGCAGGAATATCTAATCAACTGCCGGGTGCGCGAAGCTGAGCAATTAATAAGAAATGGTACTCCAATGGCAGAAGCTGCACTTAATTCCGGTTTTTTTGACCAAAGTCATTTTTCCCGCCACTTCAAACGTGTAATAGGTATTTCTCCGGGGCGGTTTATTGCTGAGAATGTTTCAAGCGTAAATCGACCTGAACAATAG
- a CDS encoding YkgJ family cysteine cluster protein, producing MCGKCCQEISLYVDSKWLRSKKQVRKASIKNPYLNFFEICGKTEDGFLKFSCTRLGKDGRCTNYENRPNICKTFPAPSIFYQNGELPKGCGFRMSTEIDFEKILEDACKDEDCIKLPRNKDF from the coding sequence ATGTGCGGAAAATGTTGTCAGGAAATATCCCTTTATGTCGACTCCAAATGGCTGCGAAGTAAAAAACAAGTTCGCAAGGCTTCAATTAAAAATCCATATCTCAATTTTTTTGAAATATGCGGAAAAACCGAAGATGGTTTTCTAAAATTTTCCTGCACCCGTTTGGGAAAAGACGGAAGGTGCACAAACTATGAAAACCGCCCTAATATCTGCAAAACTTTCCCAGCTCCGTCTATCTTTTATCAGAATGGAGAACTTCCCAAAGGATGCGGCTTCAGGATGTCCACGGAAATTGATTTTGAAAAAATTCTGGAAGACGCATGCAAAGATGAAGACTGTATCAAACTTCCTCGAAATAAAGATTTTTAA